A section of the Quatrionicoccus australiensis genome encodes:
- a CDS encoding putative bifunctional diguanylate cyclase/phosphodiesterase, with protein MTVAGGGRVQEPLLVADAAANLLAEQEAHFLATMDAAQVGIFVVQDRLFKYVNPCFLRLFGFTAEELVDRKGPLDLIIPEQHPFVLDQMQLRAAGVSGHNYELTAVHQNGSTFPVQILGSPSSYGGRAASVGTLLDLSAQKAAERRIRELADFDPLTGLPNRRLLRDRFAQLLAAAEREEGEIALIFLDLDHFKRINDSLGHSVGDDLLCEVSGRLSAAVRRIDTLARLGGDEFIFALPGIHAAAAAEVARRLLDVCVTPFVVGGHELTITPSLGISIYPQDGKDLETLLKNADAAMYRAKEVGRNTFQFYASEMNTATLERLLMESNLRRALNQNEFVLYYQPLVNLQSGLIIGVEALIRWMHPDLGLIMPDRFIHVAEETGLINPIGDWVLCEACRQAQAWCDAGLPPITMAVNVAPVQFRQAGFVAVVAGALATSGLEAARLELEVTERTVMYDADINLGTLSALHRMGVELSLDDFGTGYSSLAYLKRFPVGKLKIDRSFINDLEVDSDDRAIASTIVSMGRNLRLTVLAEGVENAEQLALLRQMGCDMAQGFHFSRALPAEAIARLLAEQPFLNKEA; from the coding sequence ATGACCGTTGCGGGCGGGGGGCGAGTGCAGGAACCGTTGCTTGTGGCGGACGCTGCTGCCAATCTTCTGGCTGAGCAGGAAGCCCATTTTCTGGCAACCATGGATGCGGCGCAGGTCGGCATCTTTGTCGTGCAGGACCGCCTGTTCAAATACGTCAATCCCTGTTTCCTGCGCCTGTTCGGTTTTACGGCCGAAGAGCTGGTTGACCGCAAGGGGCCGCTCGACCTGATCATTCCCGAGCAGCATCCCTTCGTCCTCGATCAGATGCAGCTGCGTGCGGCGGGCGTCAGCGGTCACAATTACGAGCTGACCGCCGTGCATCAGAATGGCTCGACCTTTCCCGTGCAGATCCTCGGTTCGCCATCGTCTTATGGCGGGCGGGCGGCTTCGGTCGGTACCCTGCTCGATCTCTCGGCGCAGAAAGCGGCCGAGCGCAGAATCCGCGAATTGGCCGATTTTGATCCGTTGACCGGTCTGCCCAACCGGCGTCTGCTGCGCGACCGCTTTGCCCAGTTGCTGGCTGCTGCCGAGCGCGAAGAGGGCGAAATCGCGCTGATCTTTCTCGATCTCGATCATTTCAAGCGGATCAACGACTCGCTCGGCCACAGCGTCGGCGACGACTTGTTGTGCGAGGTTTCCGGGCGCCTGTCGGCGGCGGTGCGGCGCATCGATACGCTGGCCCGGCTGGGCGGCGACGAATTCATTTTTGCGCTGCCGGGCATCCACGCGGCAGCGGCGGCCGAAGTGGCGCGGCGTCTGCTCGATGTCTGCGTGACGCCTTTCGTGGTCGGCGGGCATGAACTGACGATCACGCCATCGCTCGGGATCAGCATTTATCCGCAGGATGGCAAGGATCTCGAAACCCTGCTCAAGAATGCCGATGCGGCGATGTACCGGGCCAAGGAAGTCGGGCGCAATACTTTCCAGTTCTACGCCAGCGAGATGAATACGGCGACGCTGGAACGCCTGTTGATGGAAAGCAATCTGCGTCGCGCGCTGAACCAGAACGAATTCGTTCTCTATTACCAGCCCCTGGTCAATCTGCAGAGCGGCCTGATCATCGGCGTCGAGGCGCTGATCCGCTGGATGCATCCGGATCTCGGCTTGATCATGCCGGATCGTTTCATCCACGTCGCCGAAGAGACCGGCCTGATCAATCCGATTGGCGACTGGGTGCTGTGCGAAGCCTGTCGCCAGGCGCAGGCCTGGTGCGACGCCGGCTTGCCGCCGATCACCATGGCGGTGAATGTGGCGCCCGTGCAGTTCCGCCAGGCCGGCTTTGTCGCCGTCGTTGCCGGCGCGCTCGCCACCTCGGGCCTGGAGGCGGCTCGGCTGGAGCTGGAAGTGACCGAACGCACCGTGATGTACGATGCCGACATCAATCTCGGTACACTGTCGGCGTTGCACCGGATGGGCGTCGAGTTGTCGCTCGATGACTTCGGTACGGGTTACTCTTCGCTCGCCTATCTGAAGCGCTTCCCGGTCGGCAAACTGAAAATCGACCGCTCTTTCATCAATGATCTGGAAGTCGATTCGGATGACCGGGCGATTGCCTCGACCATCGTCAGCATGGGGCGCAACCTGCGCCTGACCGTGCTCGCCGAAGGGGTCGAAAATGCCGAGCAGCTTGCCCTGTTGCGCCAGATGGGCTGTGACATGGCGCAGGGTTTTCACTTCAGCCGCGCCTTGCCGGCCGAGGCGATCGCCAGGCTGTTGGCCGAACAACCTTTTTTGAACAAGGAAGCATGA
- a CDS encoding universal stress protein, translating into MTIKILLPVDGSACSLRAVDHLLAHAAWFAEVPEVHLLHVHPPIPIGRVQAHIGKETLHGYYLEEGQASLLDAQKKLDAAARFHTTHIHVGQPAEVIAHVATELGCDLIIMGTHGQSALAGVLTGSVATRVLHLAPCPVLLVK; encoded by the coding sequence ATGACGATTAAAATTCTTCTGCCGGTTGATGGTTCGGCCTGTTCGCTGCGCGCTGTCGACCATTTGCTGGCGCACGCCGCCTGGTTTGCCGAGGTGCCCGAAGTGCATTTGCTGCACGTGCATCCGCCGATTCCGATCGGTCGTGTGCAGGCCCATATCGGCAAGGAAACCTTGCATGGCTATTACCTCGAAGAGGGCCAGGCCAGTTTGCTCGATGCGCAAAAGAAGCTCGATGCCGCCGCTCGTTTCCATACCACGCACATCCACGTCGGGCAGCCGGCCGAAGTGATTGCTCACGTTGCCACTGAACTGGGCTGCGACCTGATCATCATGGGCACGCATGGGCAAAGTGCGCTGGCCGGCGTGTTGACCGGTTCGGTTGCGACGCGCGTCCTGCATCTGGCGCCTTGCCCGGTCTTGCTGGTCAAATGA
- a CDS encoding heavy metal translocating P-type ATPase, translating into MSEPEGGRVVEFSIGGMTCAACSARLEKVLNRQPGMQANVNLAAERARIRLAGTADEAAVVAAVAKAGFSAAVVDGQTRAREKAEKQRVYRREIRQFQIAVALSLPLVGQMFFMFGEHGQHNELPRWLQFLLATPVQFWIGWRFYAGAFKALRGGGANMDVLVALGTSMAWGFSAVVTLFALDQHVYFEGGAAVITLVLLGKLLEARAKAHTSEAIEALIRLQPKTARVERDGQWIEMPVDALMPGDIFMVRPGESVPVDGEVVDGDSSVNESMLTGESMPVGKSTGDRVFAATANGQGALRCRATGVGEQTLLAGIIRLVGEAQGSKAPVQRLADRISAIFVPVVCAIALGTFAGWWWYSADFATALVNAVAVLVIACPCALGLATPTAIMVGTGQGARAGVLVRNAEALERAERITVLALDKTGTLTLGEPQVVDLQVMQGSAAEVLRLAAALEQGSEHPLARAILARGSTVDLPQCVDFKAHAGFGVSGSVDGLALRLGAPAWFGIDGDARVQSLQQSGKTVVVLFGGDQLLAIFAIADALRPTSPAAVRRLRERGIRVVMLTGDNIVTAAAIAAEAGIAEFRAGILPGEKAAALAELKAGGALVAMVGDGINDAPALAAADVSFAIGAGSDAAIEAADLTLIRSDLNGVADAISLSAATLGKIRQNLFFAFIYNVAGIPLAAMGFLNPVVAGAAMAMSSVSVVSNSLLLKRWRPGK; encoded by the coding sequence ATGAGCGAGCCGGAGGGCGGGCGGGTCGTCGAGTTTTCGATTGGCGGTATGACCTGCGCGGCCTGTTCGGCGCGCCTGGAAAAGGTACTCAATCGTCAGCCCGGCATGCAGGCCAACGTCAATCTGGCGGCTGAACGCGCGCGGATTCGCTTGGCCGGAACGGCCGATGAAGCGGCCGTGGTGGCGGCGGTGGCGAAAGCTGGTTTTTCCGCGGCCGTGGTCGATGGACAAACCCGGGCGCGGGAAAAAGCGGAAAAACAGCGCGTCTACCGTCGGGAAATCCGCCAGTTCCAGATTGCCGTTGCCTTGAGTCTGCCGCTGGTCGGGCAGATGTTCTTCATGTTCGGCGAGCACGGCCAGCACAATGAATTGCCGCGCTGGCTGCAGTTTTTGCTGGCAACGCCGGTCCAGTTCTGGATCGGCTGGCGTTTCTATGCCGGCGCGTTCAAGGCGTTGCGCGGCGGCGGGGCCAACATGGATGTGCTGGTCGCGCTCGGCACCAGCATGGCCTGGGGTTTCTCGGCCGTGGTCACCTTGTTCGCTCTTGATCAGCACGTCTATTTCGAAGGCGGCGCGGCCGTCATTACCCTGGTTCTGCTCGGCAAGTTGCTTGAAGCGCGGGCCAAGGCGCATACCTCGGAGGCGATTGAGGCCTTGATCCGCCTGCAGCCGAAAACGGCGCGCGTCGAGCGTGACGGGCAATGGATTGAAATGCCGGTCGATGCGCTGATGCCGGGCGATATCTTCATGGTTCGGCCGGGTGAGAGCGTGCCGGTTGATGGCGAAGTGGTCGATGGCGACTCCAGCGTCAATGAATCCATGCTCACCGGCGAAAGCATGCCGGTCGGCAAGTCGACCGGTGACCGCGTCTTCGCGGCGACGGCCAACGGTCAGGGCGCCTTGCGCTGCCGGGCGACCGGGGTTGGCGAACAGACCCTGCTCGCCGGCATCATCCGCCTGGTCGGCGAGGCGCAGGGCTCGAAAGCGCCGGTGCAGCGTCTGGCTGACCGGATTTCGGCGATCTTCGTGCCGGTCGTATGTGCGATTGCGCTGGGCACTTTTGCCGGCTGGTGGTGGTATTCGGCCGATTTCGCCACGGCCCTGGTCAATGCCGTGGCGGTGCTGGTGATTGCCTGTCCGTGTGCGCTCGGGCTGGCGACGCCGACTGCGATCATGGTCGGTACCGGGCAGGGGGCGCGGGCCGGCGTTCTGGTCAGGAATGCCGAAGCACTGGAGCGTGCCGAACGGATCACGGTGCTGGCGCTCGACAAGACCGGCACGCTGACCCTGGGCGAGCCGCAGGTGGTTGATCTGCAAGTCATGCAGGGCAGCGCGGCTGAAGTGCTGCGTCTGGCCGCGGCGCTGGAGCAGGGCTCCGAGCATCCGCTGGCGCGGGCTATCTTGGCGCGGGGCTCGACGGTTGACTTGCCACAATGTGTCGATTTCAAGGCGCATGCCGGTTTTGGTGTCAGTGGCAGCGTCGATGGTCTGGCCCTGCGCTTGGGGGCGCCTGCCTGGTTTGGCATTGACGGCGACGCTCGCGTCCAGTCTCTGCAACAATCCGGCAAGACTGTCGTGGTCTTGTTTGGTGGCGATCAGTTGCTGGCGATTTTTGCCATCGCCGATGCCTTGCGTCCGACTTCGCCGGCGGCGGTGCGTCGTCTGCGCGAACGCGGAATTCGGGTGGTGATGTTGACTGGCGACAACATTGTTACGGCGGCTGCGATTGCGGCCGAAGCCGGAATCGCCGAATTCCGGGCCGGCATCCTGCCCGGCGAGAAAGCCGCGGCACTGGCCGAATTGAAGGCTGGCGGAGCCCTGGTGGCGATGGTCGGAGACGGCATCAACGACGCACCGGCCCTGGCGGCAGCCGATGTCAGCTTCGCGATTGGCGCCGGTTCCGATGCGGCGATCGAGGCGGCCGACCTGACCCTGATTCGCAGCGACCTGAACGGCGTTGCCGATGCCATCTCGCTTTCCGCCGCGACACTGGGCAAAATCCGGCAAAACCTTTTCTTCGCATTCATTTACAATGTGGCGGGAATTCCACTGGCTGCAATGGGATTTCTTAATCCGGTCGTGGCGGGGGCTGCGATGGCGATGAGTTCGGTATCCGTGGTGTCGAATTCGCTGCTGTTGAAACGCTGGCGGCCGGGAAAATAA
- a CDS encoding sulfite exporter TauE/SafE family protein, whose protein sequence is MPDSGFLALFLVGLLGGTHCVGMCGGIVGALSMGAPARWSMHLAYNAGRILSYVIAGAIAGALGAASLGLEGQVPVRLVLYFLANLMLVALGFYLLGVTSTLAFTERFGQHLWRMLQPLTRRFLPARSVQQAFPLGLLWGWLPCGLVYSALASALTAGTAGRGALLMLAFGLGTLPNLLLAGIVLARLNEFVRRPAVRLSSGLLVLGFGLYGLLGLMRLLHWI, encoded by the coding sequence ATGCCTGATTCCGGCTTTCTCGCGCTGTTCCTGGTCGGCCTGCTTGGCGGCACGCACTGTGTCGGCATGTGTGGCGGCATTGTCGGTGCCCTGTCGATGGGGGCGCCGGCACGCTGGTCGATGCATCTCGCCTATAACGCCGGGCGCATCCTCTCCTATGTCATCGCCGGCGCCATTGCCGGTGCGCTTGGCGCGGCCAGTCTGGGCCTCGAAGGCCAGGTGCCGGTTCGCCTTGTTCTCTATTTTCTTGCCAACCTGATGCTGGTTGCGCTCGGCTTTTATCTGCTGGGGGTGACCAGTACCCTGGCTTTTACCGAGCGCTTTGGTCAGCATCTGTGGCGTATGCTGCAGCCGCTGACGCGTCGGTTCTTGCCGGCGCGCAGCGTGCAGCAGGCCTTTCCGCTCGGTCTGCTGTGGGGCTGGTTGCCCTGTGGCCTGGTCTATAGTGCCCTGGCCAGCGCCCTGACGGCCGGGACAGCCGGGCGCGGTGCCTTGCTGATGCTGGCTTTCGGTCTTGGAACCTTGCCAAATCTGCTGCTCGCAGGCATCGTGTTGGCAAGGTTGAACGAGTTTGTTCGCCGGCCTGCGGTCCGCTTGTCTTCCGGGCTGCTGGTTCTCGGTTTCGGTCTGTATGGCTTGCTTGGGCTGATGCGCTTGCTGCACTGGATTTAG
- the hemN gene encoding oxygen-independent coproporphyrinogen III oxidase: protein MNFATENLVFDPQIIRRFDVNGPRYTSYPTADRFVEAFDSDAAKLWLGKRNIGGISRPLSLYFHIPFCNTICYYCACNKIITKDHARSGKYLKYLAKELDMQAACLEGRDGEHEVIQLHWGGGTPTFLSHDEMRQLMGETRKHFKLLEGGEYSIEVDPRKVDTATVALLGELGFNRMSVGVQDFDEKVQVAVNRVQSEEETYSVIRDARANGFKSISIDLIYGLPHQSVMGFNRTLERVLAMDPDRLSIYNYAHMPSLFKPQRRINDDDLPSADTKLQILALAIKKLTEAGYVYIGMDHFAKPDDELAVAQRQGRLHRNFQGYSTYADCDMLSFGISSISKVGPTYSQNVKTAEEYYDRLDADLLPVFRGIELTADDILRRSIIQALMCHFELSIESIESSHLIDFHKYFADELEEMREMERGGLLKIERDWITVLPPGRMLVRVISMVFDRYLRADRQRKRYSKVI from the coding sequence ATGAATTTCGCAACTGAAAACCTCGTCTTCGATCCTCAGATCATTCGCCGCTTCGATGTGAACGGCCCCCGCTATACATCGTACCCGACAGCGGACCGATTCGTTGAGGCTTTCGATTCGGACGCCGCCAAACTGTGGCTGGGCAAGCGCAACATCGGCGGTATCAGCCGACCGCTCTCATTATACTTCCACATCCCCTTCTGCAACACCATCTGTTACTACTGCGCCTGCAACAAGATCATTACCAAGGATCATGCCCGTAGCGGCAAGTATCTGAAGTACCTGGCCAAGGAGCTGGACATGCAAGCGGCCTGCCTGGAAGGGCGCGACGGCGAGCACGAGGTCATCCAGCTGCATTGGGGCGGCGGTACGCCGACCTTCCTGTCGCACGACGAAATGCGCCAACTGATGGGCGAGACGCGCAAGCACTTCAAGTTGCTCGAAGGCGGCGAATATTCGATCGAAGTCGATCCGCGCAAGGTCGATACGGCTACTGTGGCGCTGCTTGGTGAGCTCGGCTTCAACCGGATGAGCGTCGGTGTCCAGGACTTCGACGAAAAAGTTCAGGTTGCGGTCAACCGCGTGCAGAGCGAGGAAGAAACCTACAGCGTGATCCGCGATGCGCGTGCCAACGGCTTCAAGTCGATCTCGATCGACCTGATCTACGGTTTGCCGCACCAGTCGGTGATGGGTTTCAACCGGACGCTGGAGCGCGTTCTGGCGATGGATCCGGATCGCCTGTCGATCTACAACTATGCGCACATGCCCAGCCTGTTCAAGCCGCAGCGCCGGATCAACGATGACGACCTGCCGTCGGCCGATACCAAGCTGCAGATCCTTGCGCTGGCGATCAAGAAGCTGACTGAAGCCGGGTACGTCTATATCGGCATGGACCACTTTGCCAAGCCGGACGACGAACTCGCCGTGGCCCAGCGCCAGGGGCGTTTGCACCGCAATTTTCAGGGCTATTCGACCTACGCCGACTGCGACATGCTGTCTTTCGGTATCTCGTCGATCAGCAAGGTCGGGCCGACCTACAGCCAGAACGTCAAGACGGCGGAAGAGTATTACGACCGTCTCGATGCCGATCTGCTGCCGGTCTTCCGTGGTATCGAGCTGACTGCCGACGACATCCTGCGCCGTTCGATCATCCAGGCCCTGATGTGTCATTTCGAACTCTCCATCGAGTCGATCGAAAGCTCGCACCTGATCGATTTCCACAAGTATTTCGCCGACGAACTCGAGGAAATGCGCGAGATGGAGCGTGGTGGTCTGCTCAAGATCGAGCGCGACTGGATTACTGTTCTGCCGCCGGGGCGGATGTTGGTCCGTGTCATTTCCATGGTCTTCGACCGTTATCTGCGTGCCGATCGGCAGCGCAAGCGCTACTCGAAAGTGATCTGA
- a CDS encoding heavy-metal-associated domain-containing protein — METTQIKIGGMSCQGCVKNIGGVLGALAGVASAEVSLEAAAATVAFDPQVVSRAALLDAIEDAGFDAE; from the coding sequence ATGGAAACTACGCAGATCAAGATCGGTGGCATGAGCTGCCAGGGCTGTGTCAAGAATATTGGCGGCGTGCTCGGCGCGCTGGCCGGTGTTGCCTCCGCCGAAGTGTCGCTGGAAGCGGCCGCGGCGACGGTGGCTTTCGACCCGCAGGTGGTCAGTCGCGCAGCGCTGCTCGATGCGATCGAAGATGCCGGCTTCGA